The DNA segment CCAGATCGAAGTGTCTTCGTTCTGCAAGGTATGGGTAGTGGTGAGCATCGACTGGCGCGCCTTGTGCGCGTTGCCACGGTCGATCAGCACATTGCCGGCCAGCCAGAACAACTGTCCGAACAACGGCACCCACTTCAGGCTCTTCTTGCCGATGCACACGGTACGCCGCGGTACCACATTGCCGAACACGAACAGATCATAGTTGGACTGATGGTTGGCGATGATCACGCAGCTGTCGGGCTTGTTCATCAGGCCGCTGACCTCTGAATTCACCCGCAGGCGCAAAATGCGCATTGCCGGCAGCGCGTAGAGGCGGGCACAGAGGCGACTGTTGTCGGGATTGAACGGACGGCAGAGCCCGAGAATCACACCGAGCACACCAGCCAGAACAAAGTGCAGGCCCATCAACAACATACGAAACACGAACAGCATTTTCAGGCCCATCGGGACAAAAGGTGGCGCAGTGTACGGATGTGCACTGTTTTCGGCAATTGCCGCCATAGAGGGCGCAGATAGGCGATGTTTAAGCGCATGTTTCAGTGGTGGCTGTCAGGCGCGTCCTAGAGCCACTCGGAAATATTCAACAACGGGCGTAAGAAAAAGCCCGACACGACGGTCGGGCTTTTGTTGTGCTCTGCATTCGCCGAGGGTCAGCCCAGATGCTGCTGATCCATCGCGATGGCGTTATCGAGGGTTTCCAGCAGCGCCTTGCGTACTTTCAGCTTGGTGTTCTTGTGCGCCGTCATGTTGATCTTCTTCAACTGACGCGCGGCGGCGAGGGCCGCCCCTTGCAACTCTTCGGCAGAGACCACCTTGTCGAGGAAACCGGCGTCTACCGCGCTTTGCGGATCGAACATCTCGCCGTTGATCACCGAACGGTGAAATGCCGAGCGGCGCAGGCGATCACGCGCCAGCTCGATACCCGCGTGGTGCATGGTCATGCCGATCTGCACTTCGTTCAGACCAATGCTGAACGGACCGTCGACGCCAATCCGGTAATCGGCCGACAGCAGAATGAACGCGCCTTTCGCCACCGCATGCCCTGGGCAAGCGACAATGACCGGGAACGGGTGAGCGAGCAGGCGACGCGCCAATGTCGAACCGGCCGTCACCAGCGACACCGCTTCCTTCGGCCCGGCGGTCATGACTTTCAGATCATAACCACCCGACAAAATACCCGGCTGCCCGGTGATGATCACCACGGCCCGATCAGCCACCGCCTGATCCAGCGCCGCGTTGAACGCCGCAATCACATCCGGCGAGATGGCGTTGACCTTGCCGTTGTTCAGGGTCAGGGTCGCGATACCGTCTTCGAGGTGGTAGGCAATCAGCTCACTCATGACGCTATTCCTTATTAGAAAGATGGGCAGACGTTACCCACCGCCGCAGGCCAGGTAAAGCGCCGTGACTGACCCGCCAGTCATCGTTTCCCGGCTCTTCCTGCGTAACGAGGCGTTTGCCTCTATAGGGAAGCGCCGAACCCACCGGAGATTGGCGGGTTTGTCATCGCCTGCCGATGCGGGAAATCGTTTCTCGCTTAACCGCATGAAAATTCTGAAAAAAAATTTGCCATCGCAAAAGCTTTCGACTACATTAGCGCGCCTCGACAGACAGAACATGTTTGGAGAGATACGGTGAAGTGTCCGAGTGGCTTAAGGAGCACGCCTGGAAAGTGTGTATACAGGAAACTGTATCGAGAGTTCGAATCTCTCCTTCACCGCCACATTCAGTAAACACAAACCCCTGACTTTCCTGGAGAAAGTCGGGGGTTTGTGGTTTTTGGCGTCTGGAAAATGGCGATGTAGGAACTGTATGGAAACAGAGTTCGAATTTCGCTTTCACCGCCAAATTTGAATGACGAAGCTCCTGAGAACCGCGCAATTCCAGGGCCTTCGTGCATATGGCAGGTAAAAAGGCCTATGTAAGCCCGGCTCAGTTTGGTTTTTTTCGCCTGGGATGGACGCGCCAAGCGCACAACGCTCTAGAACTCATTCCACCTTTCTCGTCAAGAATACCCAACCTGATACCGCGGTTTTCAAATCCGTGCCCTTCGGCGAGATCACATGCCTACTGAAAACATACAAGTCGTGCTTCCCCACGTAATTCCCAGAATTTGCCTACAACCGTGCCTTGAGTCACTCGTTATTCTGGGTGCCGTTCCAGACCTGTATGACTTGATCAGAAAATACGCTTTCCGCAGGAAAGCAGCGACGTCGTCTGTGGATGGCTTGCTTCCCGTAACGGCAGCTTGAACGAGTTACCCAATCATCGCGGTATCATGATTTAATACCATGAACAACAGACAGCTCGGCACGCTCAAAACTATTTTTTCGAGGCCAGTCCCGAATAACTTGGAGTGGGTTCGAATCGAATCCCTTTTCGGCGCAGTGGGTGCCCAGACCATCGAGGGCAACGGGTCAAGGGTGCGTTTTGAATTGAACGGTGTGGTCGCCACTTTTCACCGACCTCATCCAGACAAAGAAGCAAAGCCCTATCAGGTGCGTGATGCACGGGCTTTCCTTGAGCAAGCAGGAGTCATTCCGTGAACGTAATGAACTACAACGGCTACGCCGCCCGAATCGAATACAGTGACGAAGACGGCCTCTTTGTCGGCCATATCGCCGGTATCAAAGACGTCGTTGGATTCCATGGTGAGTCGGTCGCAGAACTACGACACGCGTTTCAGGAGGCCGTCACTGATTACGTCGAAACCTGCGCCAAGCTCGGTCGTGCGCCGCAAAAGCCCTATTCGGGAAATCTAAGCCTGCGTCTGGCTCCAGCCCTGCACGCGTCCGTTGCCGTAAAAGCACAGCTGGCGCACAAGAGCATCAATCAATGGGTGGCAGACGTTCTTGATCGTGAAGCGCACGCCTGATGGCAAAATCCGTTCTTCCCCAAAAGTTATACAAAACCCTGTCACCCGTCGAAATCTCCTACACACCTCATTGACCGACTGAAGTCTCACGCGTTTACTGTATACGCATACAGTAAACTCACTATCAGGTTCGTCACATGAGCGTCACCCTCCTTGGTTCCCTTGCCGACGCCGGCGAAAAGCTTCCGCTGTATTCGTTTCAGATCCCTGCGGGTTTTCCTTCGCCGGCGGCTGATCACATCGAAAAGCACATTTCCCTCGATGAGGTTTTCGAGATTCGTGCGCCGCACGTTTATCTGGCGAAAATCGAAGGGGAGAGCATGCGCGATGCCGGGATATTTTGCGGCGATCTGGTGATTGTCGATCGCAGCCGCACTGCTGAGCATGGCGATATCGTTATTGCCGGGCTCAACTCCGAGCCGGTCTGCAAGCGCCTGCACCTGCGCGACAACACTATTATCTTGCTGTCGGCCAACAGTAAGTACCCGCCGCGCTATGTGATGGAGGGCGACGAGCTGGTTATCTGGGGCGTGGTGACTTACAGCGTGCGCGACCATGGCAAATCGTGACCAGGTCTTTGCGCTGATCGATTGCAACAGCTTCTACGCAAGCTGCGAGCGGGTCTTCCGACCTGATCTGGCGAAGACGCCGATCGTGGTGCTGAGCAATAACGACGGCTGCGTTATTGCGCGTAGTTACGACGCCAAACCTTTTGTGAAAATGGGCGCGCCGTACTTTCAGATTCGCGATGATCTGCGCCGCCACGGCATTCAGGTGTTCAGCAGTAACTACGCGCTGTATGGCGACATGAGCGAACGGGTGATGACGATCATCGAATCCATGGTGCCTGCCGTCGAGGTGTACAGCATCGATGAAGCGTTCGCTGATCTGAGTGGCATTCCTGGCGATCTGACGGCGTTTGGCAGGACCATTCGTTCTGCCGTGTTCAAACGCACCGGTATCCCGGTCGGCGTGGGCATCGCTCCGACGAAGACGCTGGCCAAGCTCGCCAACCACACGGCAAAACGCTTGCACGCGCATACCGGCGGCGTGGTCGATATTTGCGACCCGGTCAAACGTGACTGGGTGCTGCGCAACACCGACGTGGGTGATGTGTGGGGCGTCGGCCGACGGATGAAGGCTCATCTCGAATGCATGCAGATCAGAAGCGCGATGGACCTGGCGAAGGCCGATCCATGGACATTGCGGCGCAAGTTCAGCGTGGTGATCGAGAAGACCGCGCGCGAACTCTGTGGGACATCGTGTCTGGAACTGTCGGAAACGGAGCCGCCGAAGCAGGAAATCTGCAGCAGCCGCATGTTTGGTAAACGCCTGACCACAATCGAACCGATCAAGGAAGCGGTGGCGACCTATGTGCATCGCGCGGCAGAAAAGCTGCGTGCACAGAACTCGTTATGCAAGAAGATTCGCGTGAGCATTCGTACCGGCATGTTCAATCCGGAGGAGGCCAAGTACGCCAATGGCGCGCTGATCGAGCTGCCTTACCCCACGAACGACGTGCGCTTGCTGTGCACGGCGGCGAGCGAAGCGATTGACCGGTTGTTCAGGCCGGGCTTCAAGTACAGCAAGGCAGAGGTGTTGTTGATGGACCTGCGTCAGCCCGGAGAATTTACCCAGGACCTGTTTGCTGAGGCACAACCGCAGGCGGCGGAGAAGGTGATGGGCGTTCTCGATCGGATCAATCAGCGCTGGGGGAGCGGGACGCTGCGCGCGGCAAGCGTGCCGGCGGATCCGGCCTGGGGGATGCGGCGGGAGATGATGAGTTCGAGTTTTACGACGAGGATCGATCAGTTGTGGGTGGTTAAATGCAATTGAG comes from the Pseudomonas granadensis genome and includes:
- a CDS encoding crotonase/enoyl-CoA hydratase family protein, whose amino-acid sequence is MSELIAYHLEDGIATLTLNNGKVNAISPDVIAAFNAALDQAVADRAVVIITGQPGILSGGYDLKVMTAGPKEAVSLVTAGSTLARRLLAHPFPVIVACPGHAVAKGAFILLSADYRIGVDGPFSIGLNEVQIGMTMHHAGIELARDRLRRSAFHRSVINGEMFDPQSAVDAGFLDKVVSAEELQGAALAAARQLKKINMTAHKNTKLKVRKALLETLDNAIAMDQQHLG
- a CDS encoding lysophospholipid acyltransferase family protein, whose protein sequence is MLFVFRMLLMGLHFVLAGVLGVILGLCRPFNPDNSRLCARLYALPAMRILRLRVNSEVSGLMNKPDSCVIIANHQSNYDLFVFGNVVPRRTVCIGKKSLKWVPLFGQLFWLAGNVLIDRGNAHKARQSMLTTTHTLQNEDTSIWVFPEGTRNLGEELLPFKKGAFQMAIAAGVPIVPVCVSSYVKQMRLDRWRSGDILIRSLPAIPTAGLTMDDMPRLIDQCREQMRECIESMDRQLQAA
- a CDS encoding Y-family DNA polymerase → MANRDQVFALIDCNSFYASCERVFRPDLAKTPIVVLSNNDGCVIARSYDAKPFVKMGAPYFQIRDDLRRHGIQVFSSNYALYGDMSERVMTIIESMVPAVEVYSIDEAFADLSGIPGDLTAFGRTIRSAVFKRTGIPVGVGIAPTKTLAKLANHTAKRLHAHTGGVVDICDPVKRDWVLRNTDVGDVWGVGRRMKAHLECMQIRSAMDLAKADPWTLRRKFSVVIEKTARELCGTSCLELSETEPPKQEICSSRMFGKRLTTIEPIKEAVATYVHRAAEKLRAQNSLCKKIRVSIRTGMFNPEEAKYANGALIELPYPTNDVRLLCTAASEAIDRLFRPGFKYSKAEVLLMDLRQPGEFTQDLFAEAQPQAAEKVMGVLDRINQRWGSGTLRAASVPADPAWGMRREMMSSSFTTRIDQLWVVKCN
- a CDS encoding LexA family protein encodes the protein MSVTLLGSLADAGEKLPLYSFQIPAGFPSPAADHIEKHISLDEVFEIRAPHVYLAKIEGESMRDAGIFCGDLVIVDRSRTAEHGDIVIAGLNSEPVCKRLHLRDNTIILLSANSKYPPRYVMEGDELVIWGVVTYSVRDHGKS
- a CDS encoding type II toxin-antitoxin system HicB family antitoxin, with translation MNVMNYNGYAARIEYSDEDGLFVGHIAGIKDVVGFHGESVAELRHAFQEAVTDYVETCAKLGRAPQKPYSGNLSLRLAPALHASVAVKAQLAHKSINQWVADVLDREAHA
- a CDS encoding type II toxin-antitoxin system HicA family toxin; this translates as MNNRQLGTLKTIFSRPVPNNLEWVRIESLFGAVGAQTIEGNGSRVRFELNGVVATFHRPHPDKEAKPYQVRDARAFLEQAGVIP